A single window of Salvia splendens isolate huo1 chromosome 8, SspV2, whole genome shotgun sequence DNA harbors:
- the LOC121745316 gene encoding chromatin modification-related protein EAF1 B-like isoform X1: protein MGCSSAHVRIVNAEVDSMGGVVEGGVGIAIKSSPHKVAIEKVQVELRQECGVRAERKRELEFLEKGGNPLEYDFGTVASVSVQSTSVTDQHPDQFVTSEAKGSLAFTASPRRDSVESCGRPGTTLCDPNSADNLLLFEAENEFSEGGRSRRSSVKQSDQSFQMDVGLKTQEQGDSATFALPRKAYKRRNRSWPNRDGARLSSTSTDVNPAQGLHETPLPFRHVSKDVEVLSSDENNQNIMSNLKSKPTSPRNDILPKAVATDCQAIGLDELRPSKSTKDQVQGVSLDTASDVIASENLLNGQLNQQSLLVVADTRKQIDSNEPQAIKTVEMASAAIVCQPSSTTLKVENQSSSCQTNGFSRKIGDDTITDIHHNDASHGLKVLDSETSCMPTSLSFDRNNDSEMCNVVGNLDSHGNPKNQYPQDGTTVPGSDQFGKETNDTEVNNSYAFTNNESASARHSKPDKDSLLTPNELDQVESSLQDKVKDQGTSEGMVGPDTSQLESGVKPTVLLVDSSGQPKESHQDTFDPSKSELPDLAFSNRVSTISTEAQTSPGSDSKLASSVDEDSVLKEAKIIEAKRKRIAELSVVTSPVEISQKCHWDYVLEEMTWLANDFAQERIWKLAAASQISYQVAVVSRLRKQESRSGLDAKRVAHTLAKAVMEFWHSIESQAHETSKEQEQHCRKNGALSIRAYAVSFLKCNKPDVFYNQAEVPVTPDRISDSGVDLSWDDSLTEENLFYTVAPGAVEAYRMTSDSHLAQYERIGSSAQEEVETFACDAAADFDSHYNEYDEDEGETNIYSMPMAFESTKSSRYGQKKRRHVVQAYGARPYELDSDLLPMQSSETRLKAPQFAILAKRPGSNINVSIPTKRMRTASRRVISPFGVGASGCIQVPNKTDASSCDTNSFQDDQTTVRGGFAIPNSLEVDSAGESEKQLPSDFAEVSTKPKKKKNAKHLNSTYEQRWPIDSSFQNEQFYRDIYQMRTEINPPDSNGNNGLLGQHIAKKPKLMRQSQDNTFDSIPPSALSVPSPVGSQISNMSNQNQFIRMLSGRDRGRKPKSLKMPSGQSGSGSSWSLFEDQALVVLAHDLGPNWELVSDAFNSTLHFKCIFRKAKECKDRHISLMDRGFGDGADSADDSGSLQPYTSTLPGIPKGSARQLFQRLQGPMEEETLKSHFEKIVVIGQKQLYRKTQNDNQDPKQFQRPHTSHTIGLSQVCPNNQNGGTVLTPLDLCDANLSGPDVVPLGYQGALSSGLGIPNQATATQTLPASGATAALQGASHMTGNNLSSSPGPVNTPTRDARFGLPRSGSLPAEEHQRMHLYNQMITGRNIPQSSISAPGAVPGPDRGARMLSSGNGMGMMSGANRNMPIARPAVQGIPSSSMVSSGNAVSPGLSSGNMHTGVGAGQGSSIVRPSEASSIQRPGLSQDPQRQMMASDLQTSGNSQGVSHVGGLSSSFTNPTTSPPVPSHPLLHQPPHPISPQQPQVLSPHQSHFQGPANHAPNNQQQAYAYRLAKERQLQHRFLQQQHQQPQLPQQFAASNSVMSQAQLPVSASPMLNSPQVQPQTSSPTVPLSPSTPVPSMNTMPQHLQKPQMPTQGVSRNAQSGGSGLNNQTGKQRARQPHQLSQANRQHPQQRQQLQAQQQAKVKGAGRGMQQNISTDVLPNGASTIPGNQCLEKAEPVTSSTQSQGLSTVSAQNAVQPARQYMASQSNQALPQQKMYSGQPMPHPDNSSQSHGPSASPSVSSAPQQSSSSVAVAGPNNQTPSHQKFLNQNQPALQRLGLPNRQIMPNPLSKPHGRYSIVSHHPASGSAGTDAMTTSPQVSNIGSNAVPVVSQPSSHKWHASEPLVDSNSLNSPQSLVSIPSNSSDPVPQEAQGLGPRPPSRLPIARHDTNAQRQQLQQSLQAPSPAPQPQHHQQPMQPLHSQQQAQLLQAGSGNMYGRSSDTRLE from the exons ATGGGATGCAGTTCAGCACATGTTCGCATAGTCAATGCCGAAGTTGATTCTATGGGAGGTGTTGTTGAGGGCGGAGTTGGAATTGCTATCAAATCTTCTCCGCATAAAGTAGCAATAGAGAAGGTTCAGGTGGAGCTCAG GCAAGAATGTGGTGTTCGGGCTGAAAGGAAAAGAGAATTGGAATTTCTTGAGAAG GGTGGAAACCCCTTAGAATATGATTTTGGGACTGTTGCTTCAGTTAGTGTTCAGTCTACTTCAGTCACCGACCAACATCCTGACCAGTTTGTGACCAG TGAAGCAAAAGGCAGTCTTGCATTTACAGCATCACCTCGTCGAGACTCTGTTGAGAGCTGTGGTAGACCCGGGACAACTCTTTGTGACCCTAATAGTGCTGATAATCTCTTGTTATTTGAAGCTGAAAATGAATTTTCTGAAGGTGGTAGGAGTCGTAGGAGTAGTGTTAAGCAATCTGATCAATCGTTCCAAATGGACGTGGGTCTCAAAACTCAGGAACAAGGGGATTCAGCTACTTTTGCTCTTCCTAGAAAAGCATATAAGAGAAGGAACAGATCTTGGCCCAATCGTGATGGAGCTAGGTTGAGTTCTACTTCTACTGATGTAAATCCTGCTCAGGGGCTTCACGAAACTCCCCTACCATTTCGTCATGTCTCTAAGGATGTTGAAGTATTGTCGTCTGATGAgaataatcaaaatataatgtcaaatctgaaatcaaagcCTACAAGCCCACGTAATGATATTCTTCCAAAGGCTGTAGCAACAGATTGCCAGGCTATTGGGTTGGATGAGCTGAGGCCTTCTAAATCAACAAAGGACCAGGTACAAGGTGTTTCCTTGGATACTGCATCAGATGTTATTGCTTCTGAGAACCTGTTAAATGGTCAACTTAACCAACAATCACTTTTAGTGGTTGCAGACACTCGTAAGCAGATAGATTCTAATGAGCCTCAAGCAATCAAGACTGTAGAAATGGCTTCTGCAGCTATTGTGTGTCAGCCAAGTTCAACCACTTTAAAAGTTGAGAATCAATCTAGTTCATGTCAGACTAATGGTTTTAGCAGAAAGATAGGGGATGATACCATCACTGACATTCATCATAATGACGCTTCCCATGGCCTAAAGGTTTTGGATTCTGAGACATCTTGCATGCCGACCAGTCTAAGTTTTGATCGGAACAATGATAGTGAAATGTGTAATGTAGTCGGAAATCTTGACTCTCACGGGAATCCTAAAAATCAATATCCACAAGACGGGACCACTGTTCCAGGAAGTGACCAGTTTGGAAAAGAGACAAATGATACTGAAGTAAATAACAGCTATGCTTTTACCAACAACGAGTCCGCTTCTGCTCGTCATAGTAAGCCGGATAAGGATTCTTTACTCACCCCAAATGAATTAGATCAAGTGGAATCTTCATTACAAGACAAGGTGAAAGATCAAGGTACCAGCGAGGGCATGGTAGGTCCTGACACCTCTCAATTAGAATCTGGGGTGAAACCCACTGTTCTTTTGGTTGATAGTTCAGGACAGCCTAAAGAAAGTCATCAGGACACTTTTGATCCCTCAAAATCAGAGCTGCCTGACCTTGCATTCTCAAATAGAGTTTCTACTATTTCCACTGAGGCTCAAACTTCTCCTGGGTCTGACTCAAAATTGGCAAGCAGTGTTGATGAAGATTCAGTATTGAAAGAAGCAAAAATTATAGAG GCCAAACGCAAGAGAATTGCAGAATTGTCTGTTGTTACATCGCCAGTTGAGATTTCCCAAAAATGTCATTGGGATTACGTACTTGAAGAAATGACTTGGTTGGCTAATGATTTTGCACAG GAGCGTATTTGGAAACTAGCTGCTGCTTCTCAAATATCTTACCAAGTTGCTGTCGTTTCTCGTTTGAGAAAACAAGAAAGCCGTTCGGGCCTGGATGCAAAGAGAGTTGCCCATACCTTGGCTAAAGCCGTCATGGAATTCTGGCACTCTATTGAATCGCAAGCTCAT GAGACAAGCAAAGAACAGGAGCAGCATTGCCGAAAAAATGGGGCTCTTTCAATCCGGGCTTATGCAGTCAGTTTCTTGAAATGTAATAAACCAGATGTTTTCTATAACCAAGCAGAGGTGCCAGTAACACCGGATAGAATATCAGACTCTGGAGTAGACCTTTCATGGGATGATAGTTTGACCGAA GAGAACCTTTTCTACACAGTAGCCCCTGGAGCTGTGGAGGCCTACAGAATGACAAGTGATTCTCATTTGGCTCAGTATGAG AGAATTGGGAGTTCCGCGCAAGAGGAAGTGGAGACGTTTGCTTGTGATGCTGCAGCAG ACTTTGATTCTCATTATAATGAGTATGATGAGGATGAGGGAGAAACAAACATTTATAGCATGCCGATGGCCTTTGAAAGTACCAAATCTTCAAGATATGGCCAAAAGAAGCGGAGACATGTAGTGCAAGCATATGGTGCAAGGCCGTATGAACTGGACTCTGATCTGCTCCCTATGCAGTCTTCGGAGACTAGATTAAAAGCTCCACAGTTTGCTATACTGGCAAAACGACCAGGCAGCAATATTAACGTGTCAATTCCTACCAAACGGATGCGAACTGCATCCCGGAGAGTTATCAGTCCTTTTGGTGTAGGGGCATCTGGATGCATCCAGGTTCCAAATAAAACAGATGCTTCAAGTTGTGATACAAATTCATTTCAGGATGATCAGACCACTGTGCGTGGTGGATTCGCCATTCCAAATAGCTTGGAAGTTGACTCAGCTGGGGAATCTGAAAAGCAATTACCATCTGACTTTGCCGAAGTATCAACAaaaccaaagaagaagaaaaatgcaAAGCATCTG AATTCAACATATGAACAGAGATGGCCGATTGATTCTAGCTTTCAAAATGAACAG TTTTATAGGGATATTTATCAAATGAGGACTGAGATTAATCCGCCCGATTCAAATGGAAATAATG GGTTACTGGGTCAACACATTGCAAAGAAGCCGAAGCTTATGCGGCAATCACAAGATAACACTTTTGACAGTATCCCACCAAGTGCGCTGTCCGTTCCTTCACCAGTGGGCTCCCAAATTAGTAATATGTCCAATCAAAATCAATTTATTAGAATGCTTAGTGGTCGCGACCGGGGTAGGAAACCTAAATCTTTGAAG ATGCCATCTGGCCAATCGGGTTCAGGAAGTTCGTGGTCACTCTTTGAGGACCAG GCCCTTGTTGTCCTAGCACATGACCTAGGGCCCAACTGGGAGCTTGTAAGTGATGCTTTTAACAGCACTTTGCATTTCAAG TGTATATTCCGCAAAGCTAAAGAATGCAAGGATCGTCATATATCCCTTATGGATAGAGGTTTTGGTGATGGGGCTGATAGTGCTGATGACTCTGGGTCTTTGCAACCTTATACATCGACATTACCTGGCATTCCAAAG GGAAGTGCCAGACAGTTGTTTCAACGTTTACAGGGGCCAATGGAAGAAGAGACTCTTAAATCTCACTTTGAGAAGATAGTTGTGATTGGACAGAAACAACTTTATCGGAAAACTCAG AATGATAACCAGGATCCAAAGCAATTCCAGCGGCCTCACACCTCTCACACGATTGGTCTTTCTCAAGTGTGTCCAAATAATCAAAATGGAGGCACCGTTTTAAC GCCTCTAGATCTATGCGATGCAAACCTTTCTGGGCCTGATGTAGTTCCTCTTGGGTATCAAGGGGCACTTTCTAGTGGATTGGGTATTCCTAATCAGGCTACAGCGACTCAAACGCTTCCTGCATCTGGTGCCACTGCTGCATTACAGGGAGCCTCACATATGACTGGCAATAATTTATCATCCTCACCAGGTCCTGTTAATACACCTACGAG GGATGCTAGATTTGGACTTCCGAGGTCTGGATCATTGCCTGCTGAAGAACATCAGAGGATGCATCTCTACAATCAAATGATAACCGGTAGAAACATACCACAATCCAGCATCTCTGCTCCTGGAGCCGTCCCAGGACCTGATCGTGGTGCTCGTATGCTTTCTAGTGGCAATGGCATGGGTATGATGTCAGGTGCTAACAGAAACATGCCTATAGCAAGGCCTGCAGTGCAAGGAATTCCTTCATCATCTATGGTTAGTTCTGGCAATGCAGTTTCCCCGGGTTTGTCATCCGGAAATATGCACACTGGGGTAGGTGCTGGTCAGGGAAGCTCAATTGTCAGACCTAGTGAAGCTTCGAGCATCCAGCGG CCTGGCCTGAGTCAAGATCCACAGAGGCAAATGATGGCTTCTGACCTCCAGACAAGCGGCAACAGTCAAGGAGTGTCTCACGTTGGTGGATTAAGTTCCTCTTTTACTAACCCAACGACTTCACCGCCTGTGCCATCTCACCCTCTTCTTCATCAACCACCCCATCCGATATCTCCACAGCAGCCTCAAGTTCTCAGTCCTCATCAGTCACATTTTCAAGGACCAGCAAATCATGCTCCCAACAACCAGCAGCAAGCCTATGCCTATCGTTTGGCCAAAGAGAGGCAGCTGCAACATCGTTTTCTGCAGCAACAACACCAGCAGCCGCAGCTGCCGCAACAGTTTGCTGCCTCAAATTCTGTGATGTCGCAGGCTCAACTTCCTGTATCGGCATCTCCAATGCTAAATAGTCCACAAGTACAACCCCAGACAAGCTCTCCAACGGTACCACTTTCTCCATCGACACCCGTTCCTTCGATGAATACAATGCCTCAGCACCTGCAGAAACCTCAAATGCCAACTCAAGGAGTTTCACGAAATGCTCAGTCTGGTGGAAGTGGTTTGAACAATCAGACGGGTAAGCAACGGGCAAGGCAACCACATCAGCTTTCGCAAGCTAATAGGCAACATCCTCAGCAGCGACAGCAGTTACAAGCTCAGCAACAAGCTAAGGTCAAGGGAGCTGGTAGAGGGATGCAGCAGAATATCTCAACTGATGTCTTACCAAATGGAGCTTCGACAATTCCGGGGAACCAATGTCTGGAGAAAGCAGAACCTGTCACCAGCTCTACGCAAAGTCAAGGTTTGTCTACTGTTTCCGCACAAAATGCTGTGCAACCAGCAAGGCAATACATGGCTTCACAATCCAATCAAGCCCTACCCCAGCAAAAGATGTATTCAGGCCAACCAATGCCTCATCCCGATAATAGCAGTCAAAGCCATGGTCCTTCTGCTTCTCCTTCTGTTTCGTCTGCTCCCCAGCAGTCCAGTTCATCTGTGGCTGTTGCTGGGCCAAACAACCAAACCCCATCTCACCAGAAGTTTTTGAATCAAAATCAACCAGCTCTTCAGAGACTTGGTCTACCAAATCGCCAGATTATGCCCAACCCATTAAGTAAACCCCatggtagatattctattgtcAGCCATCATCCAGCAAGTGGCTCTGCTGGAACGGATGCAATGACTACATCACCTCAGGTTTCTAACATCGGTTCAAATGCAGTTCCAGTTGTTTCACAGCCAAGTTCTCATAAGTGGCATGCTTCCGAACCATTAGTGGATTCGAATTCATTAAATTCACCCCAAAGCTTGGTCTCTATACCGTCTAACTCAAGTGATCCTGTGCCGCAAGAAGCCCAAGGGCTTGGCCCGAGACCACCTTCCAGATTACCCATAGCTAGGCATGACACTAATGCACAAAGGCAACAGCTACAGCAATCACTACAGGCTCCCTCTCCGGCACCCCAACCTCAGCACCACCAACAGCCAATGCAGCCGCTACATTCTCAGCAGCAGGCACAGCTTCTCCAAGCAGGGAGTGGCAATATGTATGGTAGGTCGAGCGACACTAGGTTGGAATGA